Genomic segment of Neofelis nebulosa isolate mNeoNeb1 chromosome 17, mNeoNeb1.pri, whole genome shotgun sequence:
GCTCCAGCTACCAGAGGCCCAGGGCAGCACGGGGACAGAGTAGGGAACAGACAGAGTAGGTGCCGTTCGTCAGAGTCGGCACACGGTTGCGTCTCCATTTCTGACCGTGCCGCGTTGGGTCCAGTCACCGTGGGCACTAGCCTGTCTCCCCGGGGAAGCGTGGGCCTGCGTAAGGAGCTCACCTCGACGGTAATCTTTACGCCTTAACGGGCGTCCCTGTGTGAGGGCTGAGGCAGGAGATGGAGGCGTTCTGTGCTCCACCTCGAGATGCCCTGACGCGGCCACTGCCTCACTGCTGTGGCACTTCCCTCCTAGCGCGCCATTCGACAAGACTGCCAACATCACCTTCTCCCTCAACGCCGACGACGAGAACGTGAGTACCCCCTGTCCCTGGccgtgcgggggtgggggtggggggtcctgcAGACAGTGCCGcccaccccagcctcctgccctgcACCCCGCAGCCCAATGCCAGCCTGCTGGAGATCTGCTACAAGGACCGAATCCAGCAGTTTGatgacgaggaggacgaggacgaggaggagggcCAGGGCTCCGGGGAATCTGATGAGGAGGATGGTGCCTGGCAGGGCCGCCAGCTGGCCAGGGGAGCCCGTCTGGGCCAGCCCCCGGGTGTGCGGTGAGTCCTCTCCGCCTCCTGCAGCCGGGAGCCCAGCACGCGGGGCGGTCGGGCCCCCGAGATGTGGTTTTCGCCCGCTAGTGTGGATGAGAAGCGTGAGAACGTGGTGTGTGTATTAGGTGGGGCACTTCGGTTTTGAATGCCAGAAACCCAGCTAAGCTGAGGTCGGCTACAGAGGGAATAGGGCAGTGGCTCGTGTGTGGCCGGAGAGAGGTGGGTCCTTGAGGAATGGCCTGGTGCAGGCGAATCTGTCTCTCCGCTCTGTTCTCCCCGTGTTCGCTCTCGTTCGGGTGTCCCCACAGAGCCACCGACGTGGCATTGGTATGCCTTCGCTCCAGTACAGGAGAGGCGGTGATGGTGTCTCCCGTACAGGCTGTGACCAGCTCTCTGCACACCCCAGATTCGTGCCTTGTGAACAGGTGCTCAGGGCCTTTGTCCCTGTGGTTTGTGGCTTGAGGATTACACTGTGTAGTTTTAACTTTTTCGTGCACAGCCCCACAGACACCCCTTTGCCAGCACCCGGATGAGGGAGTGGAGCCATCCCCTTGCCACTGTGCCCCCTGAAGGTGGCGCTGTCCTGACTTCCTGCCTGATAGATTTTGCCTCCTCCTCCTACTTGTGAggtcttcacacacacacacacacatcccccctccccaccatggctGTGGTTGTGTTTCACTTCCCATCTGCTGGGTGTGCTGTTGTGTTACTGGCCCGGCTggtgtgtacttgtgtgtgtcCTTGAACACCCCAGTCACGACTCACCCCATGTTCTCTTCCAAGAGTCTCACAGTTAGGTTTTTGATCCCGTGGTGAgctgtgtgtgtatggtgtgaagTGGGGGTCcagcttcctctcctctctgtgtgAATGTCTTCCCAGCACCTCTTGTCGAAGAGACTGCCCTGTCCCCACTGAATGGACCCCGTGCCCTTGTCACACATCATTTGActgtatgtgtgggtttattaCTGGCCTCTTTGGTCCATTGGTCCTTATGCCAAGACCtccttgtctttaattttttttgttttcattaaaaaaattttttttaatgcttgtttatttttgagagagagagtcagagtgtgaggaggggaggggcagagagagagggagacacagaatcccaagcaggctccaggctctgaggtgtcagcacagagccggatgcagggcttgaacctacgaactgtgagatcatgacctgagctgaagttggacgcttaactgactgagccacccaggcaccaccccctaatttcttttgttattttagtgagagaaagagagaacatatgagcagaggagagggatagagaggaacagagaatcttaagcaggctttatgctcatctcagagcctgatgtggggctcagtcccatgatggtgagatcatgtgacctgagctgaaatcaagagtcagaccctcaactgactgagccacccaggcgccccatccctgttttgattactgtcgtgttgtatttttgaaatcaagaagcatGAGGACTGCAGGTTTGTGGTTGTATTTCAAGACTGTGTGGCCTATTCAGGGTCCCTTGGGATTCGGTGtgaattttagcatcagcttGTTAATTTCAGCAACTGCAGCCAGCCAGGGTTGAGAGGGCCCGTCTGGAACCTGTAGGTCAGCTCAGGTCGTGCCCTGCGAGCCCCATCCCATCCTCCAGTCCATGAACACGGAACGTCTCTTTTCTGTTTGGGTCTTTTGTAGGGTATAAGTTTCATGCTTCCTGTGTTAAATTTATCCCTACATATGTTACATAAGTGGAATTTTGAGATTGTCACAAGTGTACAGAAATAGAGTGGATTTTTGTACGTTGACGTTGTGTTCTGCGGCACTCTCTCTAACAGTCTTAGCGGATTCCTTGGGGTCGTCTGAACACAGTCACGTCATCTGCAGTTAGAGCTTTACTCCTCCTCTTCTGATCCGGATGCCTCTTAATTCGTTGTTTTGCCTCCTTGGCCTCCAGTATGGTCCTGAGCAGAAGTGGAGCGCAGCCCCGGTCTTGCTCCTGGCCTTGGGGAGCATCTGGGCTTCCTCCACCTTGTGTGATGGCCCTTGTGGGTTTAGGAGATGCGctgccgccccgccccccccccccccccccccgactctggAAGCTCCCTTCTGCTCTCTCTTGGCTGAACGTCTGCGTTTACTCTCAGCTGCGTGCAGATGGGTCCCTTTCCAGTCGGTAACCATTCACACCATGGTGCATTCGGCATCTTAGGAGCCATGTCATTTCTTAACCATTCCCCAGTTGGCGATACATAGGCTAGTCGGGCTGTCCCCCGGGCCGGGGTCGTGTGTCAGTCGATACTTAGAGCACAGTTTTGGAGCAGCTGCCCCGAGTGTGTGGTTGGAGGGAGAGTGTCaggtcaggggtgggggcggggaggctgtTCGCGTTAAGGATGGGCTTTGGCATCTGTTCACCCCATGGGCCCCGGAAGGCCCTGACCTGCCTGTGCTGTGGCTTCCCTGCCGCCCCCACTCGTCCATCCCTTCTGTCGTCCCCGGGTAGTGAGGACACCTGGCTATGTCTCAGCATAGCCGCTGACCAGTGGTTTCCGGGCAGGAGTGGAGGCAGCACAGACAGCGAGGATGAGGACGATGAGGAGGACGGGGATGACGGTGACAGCCGAGCAGCCGGTGGGAGGACCAGGCCCCCCTGTCACCCCggccctggcccccagcctccaGGTGGGTGAACACAACACACAGGGTGGGGCATGCCGGGGCGCACGTGGGGTGTCCGCCTGCCGtgctcacccctccctcctccctccccctgcccaggcccCAGCTGGCCAGCCACCTTTGACCCAGTGCCTACAGACACCCCGACCGGCTCCCGAGACTCTGGGGAGAAGGAGCCGAGCTCTGGTCTCCTTGCCCCACAGGGGCCCCTCGGCGCTCCCCGGGACCTCTCCGCCCTGCAGCTCAGGTAAGGCCGCAGCGGCTACCCAGTCCCTGGGCCCCTGGGCTGGAGCGCTGACTCCAGCTGGCCCTTGAGCTGCTCCCCCCACCTTGCCCTCCCCCCAGGTCTCAGGACCCCGCGTCCCCCTCAGCACCTCAGGAAGCCACAGACGGCAGCACAGTAGCGGAGCCCTCGGGTGAGCGTCACCTGCCCAGCCCCACCGCCCACCCCGTTGTCCCCTGGCCTTGCTCATGCCCGGCCTCGCTGAGCTCAGGTCTCCTGGCCTCTCTCCGCACAGCCCCCTGCCAGGCCTTGGTCAGCTTCGGGGACCTCCAGGCCACCCTCAGAGGGACACGCTCCACTCCCAGCTCCTTGAACAGGTGAGTGGCTCGGGAGACAGGTGGAGCCTGGCCCCTAGGTTGGTCCTGCCCTGGAGTTGCTCCGAATGGCCCTCAGAGGACCCCCCCAGGTCTGCACTGCTGCCTCGGGGCCTTGTGGCGACTGAGGGTCCGCTGCTGTGCCTGCGCCCACGTGTGGATGCCACAGGGGACCCTGGAGCCCAGGGCCGCAGGGCTGGGAAGGCTCCCAGAAGCGGGCAGGCGGTGTGCAGAGCTATCTGGATCTCCTCCTGCCTGGTGGCTCCCAGGGGTCTCTGATGGGAGGGTCCACCCTGGGCTGTGCACCTCTTAGGGGTGGGAGGGTCCACAGGGTATTGGTGATGGGAGCCCCACTGATGATCCGCCCTCTACACACAGTGCAACCAGAGACCCTGCTACCTCCGTCCCAGCCCCCGCGGCCTGCCAGCACCCCCAGACCACAGAGGGGGAGAAGAGCCCAGAGCCCTCAGGGCTCCCCCAAAGCCAGAGGTGAGTGTGGTGCGGCCTCCCAGGGCAGCCGGGGTCATGTGGGGGAGGCACTGACCTTCCTACATCTGTCTCCTCTGACAGTGCCCAGGCCCTTACACCACCTCCGATGTCCAGCGGCTCTGCCCCAGGAGGGCCAGCATCCCTGGGCTCCCAGTGAGTGGTGAGGGCTGGCTGGGGagcagctgggctggggctgggcaggcggggggctgcaggggtgggggcagcgggCTGCTCACCTGGGTCTCCCTCTTGGTTCCCAGGTAACTGCCTGGTCCTGGTGGTGGCGGCTGAATTCTCCGTACTCCACGTGGACCCGGCCcaagtgggggcagggcgggTCCCACGATGGCCCTGTTGCcccatcaccccctccccccccatctaCCCCCACGTTCTCTCCTCTGGACTCCCAGGAGCCTGGTGCCAGGGAGACAGGCCCCTACCCACCCCCATTTGcactgagaaaagaaattatgGAGTTTTGTCTCCTAGAATAAAGATACAGAGTCGagtagagagaaaggagagagagagagagacctatattatatattatatagagagagtgggtgggtggagagCCAGGAGGAGGCCAGGCGGGCGGGACAGCGGGTTGGACCTTCATCCCATCCCGAGGACATtgccccaccaccaccacgcCCCCAGCCTCCGGTGCAGATGCCCACACCCACACTCGGCTCAGGTCCGCCTCGGGGGAGGGCCCGAGTGGGGGCCGTGCCTTTGCCCAGACCCTTGCCCTGGACCCTGCACTTTGACCCGGGCTGGGGGCTAGAGGACCCCTGCCTGGCCCTGCTGCCTCTGTAGGAGCTGGCGGTCCCCATCCGAGGGGGTCTCTTCGGGGACATTCCTGTGGGGCCCTGATGGCACTCACTGAGACTTCCGCACCTCCCATGGACCCCGGGGCGGGGGGTCGGCAGGGGTCTGGCTGGGGTCCCCTTCCCATGCCCGAGAGTCTGGGGTCCAGCCCAGCTGCCAAGTGACCTTGTcccagctccccctccccaggctggcgTGAGTGTGCGTGTGTTCGTGCCCAGCTTCTATTTCATattgcaaatataaataaataaatacagtttaagaTTCCCACTGAGACCTTGAGTTCTGGGACTCGGGGAGGGGCAGCCCGAGCTGTCCTTGCACTGTGGCCTCATGACCCCAGGTGTGGCCCGTGGAGTGCAGTTAGGCTCCTGGACCTCCTTGCTCTGCAGAGGGTGGGGTCACTCGGGCTCAGCGAAGGAGGAatgcctggggcagaggggcagagccctgcccagccctgtcTGGGACCCGGTCCCCACAAGGTCCCCTGACCTGGGGTCTCTGTGTGTCCCAGCTCCTGGCTCCACACACAGGTGGCAGGTCTGTCCCTGGCCTTGGCACCGGTGGGCGGGGGGAGCGACACGGCTGGGTGACCTTGCAGAAGCCCCTGAGCCTCAGCTCCTGCAGTGGAGCAGAGGGCGTCCGAGGTGGCCAGCCAAGCAAGATAGGTGGGCACCTAGTAGTTGATGCTTCTGAACTAGAAGTGACATCTGTTCCGATGACTCTTCCAAAGCCGCAGACCAGCTCAGCAGTGATGACCTTACCCAACCCGACACTGGCGTTCGCTCCTTCAGGAGGGTGCAAGGAGGCTGGCGTGGGGGCCGTCCAGGGCACGGGGAGGGCTTCGGGGTCCTGAGCGGGAGCCGAGGACCGCGTGTGGCAGGGAGGCCAGAGTACAGGGGGGACCCCCAGGCAGTCTTTTGGGGGACGCTGGGTGGGCAGGTGCAGAGGGAGTTTCCATCCAAGGTGGTCCTGCCTCCCGAGACGGGGTGATGGGGCTCCGCTCCCCTGCTGAGGCGCAGGGAGTCCTGGCCATAGGGGAGGGTGTTGGAATCCTGCCCTGTGCTTCCTGACTGGTTGGGCATGGGGAGGATGTGAGGGGCACTTAACGGCCACACTcgggccgggggtggggaggaggcaggtaGGGGGGTGCGCAGAAGGCAGGTCCAGCAGGTGAGGACAGGGtgctgtgggggaggagggacccCTGGGTCCTGACCGGCACCTTATCGGTGGTGCCAGGTGGGGCCATCCCCAGGGCGGGGGAAGCATCTCCCTGAGCCCTGTTATCAGTCCCAGAGTCCACAGGACGCTCCTCGGGTTAACGTGTAACCACACgctgtcccctccacccccaaagcCGCCTGTGCCCACATACGCACCTGTCTGGGGGGGGTCATAGGCCGACATGGACGCCTGGGAAGAGGGTCTGTCCCAAAAGCCTTGCTTCTCAGTCCAAGTGAGAGATGGCGGGTGTGGGAGGGGGTCTGGCCTGGGCACCAGGGGACCTGAGCAGTGTGGAGGAACTGGGGGGTCCTGGCCCTATCGGGGAGGCTGGGATCTGTGAGATGGGACGTCCCGGTCCCTGAGCAGCCCCCACAACAGTGTGGCTGGGttcggggcggggagggggaggggcagagtggaaaGCCCCCACACCCGAGCCCCAGCCCGGGTTGGGCTCAGTGACTCCCTTGTcccccaaagcagctgcaccTGTGCAGGGGGCTGAGCCCGTTCCTCCTCACCTGTGCCATCTACTTCCTCCTCTGGATCCCTGAAGACCAGCCGTCCTGGATCAGCGCCCTTGTCAAGTGCCTGCCCGTCCTGTGCCTGGTGGTGTTCCTGCGGGCGGCGCGCTCGGACCGGGGCTACAGGGCGCTCCTGCAGGGGGCCCTCCTGTGCTCTGCCGTGGGGGACGCCTGCCTCATCTGGCCTGAGGCCTTCCTCTATGGTGAGCCCACGAGCACAGGCCCCTGCCCTCGCGGAGCTCTCGTTCCCCTGAGGGGGCCGGGCAGCGTTCCCTGAGGAGGTGTGCGTGGTGTGGAGGGAAACAAAGGGGCTGCACGTGTTGCAGCCTTAGCTGGTCCAGGATGGCCTCACCAAGAAGGTAACGTCTTGAAGAGGGTGCAGGAGCCATCTGAGGAAGGATGGGCCAGAGGgaccagcaagtgcaaaggccctggggtgggaagcTGCTGGCGAGTCAAAACGGGTGGGTGGGCAGGCGGGGCCGAGTGGGGAGCAGAGCAAGGTGGGGAGTCAGCGGCCAGTTCTAAGTGGAGTGAGGATGGAATGCAGCGTGTTTTAAGGTCACTCTGGTGCTCAGGGAGAAGGGAGGCCTGCACCGGGGAGGCGGGTACCGTAACCCCAGCAGACGGGTGCTGGGGCCAGGGTGGATGCTGGCACCTGGGGCGGGCCTtccctcaggctctgcacttcaAGGTGGCCACGTGGGGAAGCGGGCCcaccaggcaccaccccccctgTCTCCTCCAGGCGTGACGGCCTTCACCGTGGCTCACCTGCTCTACCTCTGGGCCCTCGGCCTCACTCCCCTGCGGCCAGGCCTCCTGCTGCCCATCGTCCCGGCCTTCCTCCTGTACAACGGCCTCGTGCTGCCGCACCTCCCCCCTGGCATGGTCCCCATGTTGGTGACCTACTCCCTGGTCCTGGCATCCATGCTGTGGCGCGGCCTGGCCAGGGGCGGGAGCGCCCGCTGGGGGGCCCTGCTCTTCACACTCTCGGATTTGGTGCTGGCCTGGGACGCTTTCGTGCAGTCCCTGGCCCACGCCCGCCTGGTGGTCATGACCACCTACTACGCCGCCCAGCTCCTCATTGCCCTGTCCGCCTTCCAGAGCCCCAGGCTCAAGTCCCGCTGACCACGGCTCGCACCAGCAGGTatcggccccctcccctcccgcgaGGCCCTGGGCCTCCAGACTGACTGGTCTGGCCAGAGAAACCCCTGGGGGACAGCAGCCAGGCTCCTGGACTCCTGTCTGCAGGGGCCGGTCCACCCAGAGACACTTGAGAATCCCCGGTACCACCAAGTTCCTGCCGCCTTCCCTCTGGCCTGATTCTGGATGCCAGACCCCTCAACCACACCCGCGTTGGGGCAACCCGCCTGCCTGCCACCTGCCTCCCACGTCcacctgcccccttccctctggccctAGTTTGCGTCCAGAAGTAAAGTGCCCGCTGGGATGGAGCCATCTCTAGTATTTGGGGAGGGGCCCCGGGGGAGGGCTGCCCACAATGACAACAAacggtcctttctctttttctttcgtTAACAAACATACCATATTAACCGTTTTTGAATGTACGATTCAgtgacattaaatacattcacagtgttgtgcactgaatctttctttttaattatcattCTTGGGGTAAAAACTCTCACCGTGAGGTGGAGCCCGCGTGACACATTTTTAGGTGTCCGATGTAGTAACGCTAACCTCACGCGGGCCCGGTGCCTGGGCTTATGAGACGTGGAATCCCCCCAGTGCGCCAGGGTCAAAGTACGTCCGCCCCTCGGGGAGTTCCAGACCCAGGTGacacctgggggaggggcctcACAAGGTCAAAGAAGGAGACCCCAGGGAGTGACCTCCAACGCCAGCACTCCCTCCAGTGGGGTTGAGCAGGCCCCTTTGGTCAGGGTTTGGGGTGAATACCGAGAAGAGTCATGATCACGTGTGCTGAGCACCACGAAGTTGTCCGTGCTCAGAAAACACGCCTGCATGTGTGACATCAATGAAGGGTGTGCTCTCCGTTGTGCATTGAGGGACTCTTACAGCAGTGGGGAGACTTCTACATCCACGCTGTGCTTTGGGGGACCCCCAGAGCCCCTccctattttaagtttttatttattttttttaatgtttatttatttttgagacagacagagacagagcatgaatgggggagggtcagagagagaggggaacacagaatccaaagcagcaggctccaggctctgagctgtcagcacagagcctgacgtggagctcgaactcacagaccgtgagattgtgacctgaaccgaagtcagacgctcaactgactgagccacccaggcgccccttaagtttctatttaaattccagttagttacctACAGTGCGGTATTGGTTTCCAGTGTGCGATATAGTCGTTCCACACTCCCACACAGCACCTGGTGCTCCTCACAGGTGCACGCGTTAATCCCCGTCACCTGTTtgccccatccccccacccctggtgaccaccagtgtgttctcttAATGTAGTTAGGAGTCTgcttcttcatttgtctttttttcccccctttgctcgtctcttaaaagtcctcatatgagtgaaatcctatggtttttgtctttctctgacgtatTTTGCTAAGCAtcataccctccggttccatccacgtagttgcaaatggcaagacttcattctttgatcgccgagtaataatTCATTGTATATagacaccacatcttctttatccattcatccatcgatggacattggggctctttccatactttggctattgtcgatagtgctgctataaacatggaggggggcacgtgtcccttcgaaacagcatttTTGTGTTCCCTGGGCCCAGCCCTATTTTTCCAATTTGCTCCACCTTCAGGGCAGGGTCCCCACTCACCCCCTGCCAGATAAGTCACGCATGCTGGGGGGCAACCCGGTCAGGGGCGAGTGATCTGGGGGCTGTGACTGGCCCTTCCCAACCTCCCTTAAGCCCCTGCCTCAGGCCTACTTGCGGGTCACGGTCACGCTGCCCAGGTCCTGGGTGCTCTGTCAGCCATCAGAGCACGGAGGTAAAGTGAagaccccctctctgcccccccattACAGCGCCCCCAGAACAATCTCCCACCCCCGTGGAAAGTGCTGAGGAGGGAAATTTCCCGCCTCCATTTGTCTAAAGAgtatcttcggggcgcctgggtggcgcagtcggttaagcgtccgacttcagccaggtcacgatctcgcggtccgtgagttcgagccccacgtcaggctctgggctgatggctcggagcctggagcctgtttccgattctgtgtctccctctctctctgcccctcccccgttcatgctctgtctctctctgtcccaaaaataaataaaaaacgttgaaaaaaacaaattaaaaaaaaaaaaagtatcttcaaaaatgttttaaatgtttattttgagagagagagcatgagcaggggcgaggcagagagagagagagagagagagagagagaatgaatcccaagcagactccgtgctgtcaggacagagtccaactcagggctcgaactcacaaactgcgtgagatcatcacctgacctgagatcaagagttgggcttccggggcgcccgggtggctcagtcggttaagtgtccaactgcagttcaggtcatgatctcgtggttggtgagctcgagccccgcatcaggctctgtgctgacagctcagagcctagagcctgcttcagattcatgtctccctctctctctgcccctccccaactatcgttctctcttgcaaaaataaatgtttagaaaagaaaaaaaaaaggctcccaaaggaccaagccacccagacaccccttcaatttttttttttttttattgaaatgtgcCTACAGACAACATTGTGTCTGTGCAACAGTGTGTATGTCCATGCGTCCGTGCGGTGGGGACAAGTAGGTCTGGTTTCCTAACAACTGTGAACTTTTATGATACAGTACCATTGACTGTCATCACTGTGCTGTGACCATGTCCTGTTTGAAGTCGTTTCTATTCAATTCCAGCAAAAAATGTGGTCATGGCTTTATTGAGATGCCCTTCATATACCATCCAACTGCCCATTTAGAGTGTGCAGGTtgtgggcgcctggctggctcagttggtagagtgtgcgactctggatcttggggtcatgagttcaagcctcacgttgggcgttggaaaaaaagaaaaacaaagtgtgcACGTGAATGGTTCATGgtacattcacagagttgtgcaaccatcaccacgatCCATTTGGGAgctttcatcaccccaaaaagagaCCCGTGCCTTCCAGCAGTCACCTCCCCGATCACTTACCCCCTCCGGCCCAAGGCAACCACCAGCataattcatctttaaatgtGTTACCGATCCTTTGGGATTTGGGTCCTTTCCAGGGTTCCACAATGACAAGTAATTAGGATTCTACGCAATTCCAGTGTGAGGGTTCCCCCACACACCAAGCAAAAGTCCCTGACACCCACTGGAGTCCCACAGTTCAAGTCCATTCTGATGCTGGCTACCTGGAGACAGTCACAGCCCAGAGTCGAGGGCCAGGCCCCACGAgaaagccccgcccccccccccccccccccccggaggccGATTCGGATCCAGGCGGTCCACTTGGGCTTCTGACCATCTGCTATATAGATCAGAGGTTCCTGAGACCCCCTCCCTGGGTTTGATTAGCGTGCTCAATAGAGCAGCtcccagaactcaggaaagcattTCACTTACCAGATCACAGATTTGGGGCCAAAGGGATATGGCTCATGGGAGAGATGCCAG
This window contains:
- the TMEM86B gene encoding lysoplasmalogenase isoform X2 translates to MDAWEEGLSQKPCFSVQLHLCRGLSPFLLTCAIYFLLWIPEDQPSWISALVKCLPVLCLVVFLRAARSDRGYRALLQGALLCSAVGDACLIWPEAFLYGVTAFTVAHLLYLWALGLTPLRPGLLLPIVPAFLLYNGLVLPHLPPGMVPMLVTYSLVLASMLWRGLARGGSARWGALLFTLSDLVLAWDAFVQSLAHARLVVMTTYYAAQLLIALSAFQSPRLKSR
- the TMEM86B gene encoding lysoplasmalogenase isoform X1 yields the protein MDAWEEGLSQKPCFSVQQLHLCRGLSPFLLTCAIYFLLWIPEDQPSWISALVKCLPVLCLVVFLRAARSDRGYRALLQGALLCSAVGDACLIWPEAFLYGVTAFTVAHLLYLWALGLTPLRPGLLLPIVPAFLLYNGLVLPHLPPGMVPMLVTYSLVLASMLWRGLARGGSARWGALLFTLSDLVLAWDAFVQSLAHARLVVMTTYYAAQLLIALSAFQSPRLKSR